One window of Papaver somniferum cultivar HN1 chromosome 9, ASM357369v1, whole genome shotgun sequence genomic DNA carries:
- the LOC113311719 gene encoding U11/U12 small nuclear ribonucleoprotein 25 kDa protein-like translates to MNFAKKNPVRFLSRSAASSEKLPSDVNLTIVKLNGDEYKIQVRRNATVRQVKKVVESYFADQEVNWPLVWSHFCLAYKNYKLVDDADRTTCILIKDGVKLNFIRHHQPAAYSSLNYFMRERFAQRVQQLLCGA, encoded by the coding sequence ATGAATTTCGCTAAGAAGAATCCCGTTCGATTTCTTTCACGATCAGCTGCATCATCCGAAAAGCTGCCTTCGGATGTGAATTTAACAATAGTAAAGTTGAATGGTGATGAGTACAAAATTCAAGTCAGGAGAAACGCAACTGTAAGACAGGTTAAGAAAGTTGTAGAGAGTTATTTTGCAGATCAAGAAGTAAATTGGCCCCTCGTATGGAGCCACTTCTGTTTAGCGTATAAGAATTATAAACTCGTAGATGATGCAGACAGAACTACATGTATTTTGATCAAGGACGGTGTAAAACTTAATTTCATACGCCACCACCAACCAGCTGCATATTCTTCATTAAATTATTTCATGAGAGAGCGGTTTGCCCAACGTGTGCAGCAACTCCTGTGTGGTGCATGA
- the LOC113311720 gene encoding uncharacterized protein LOC113311720 — MKFAKKNPVRLLSRSAASSEKLPLVVNLTIVKLDGDEYNIQVGRNATLAKVKKAVENVFAEKGVSWPLVWNYFCLVYKDYELIDGESVCKEYKLIDNKDRIRNIPIKDGGKLYFVHHRQPGATCSFRRPFVWSSIFVLPQVSTDGRY, encoded by the coding sequence ATGAAATTCGCTAAGAAGAATCCCGTTCGACTTCTTTCACGATCAGCTGCATCATCCGAAAAGCTGCCTTTGGTTGTGAATTTAACAATAGTGAAGTTGGATGGTGATGAGTACAATATTCAAGTCGGCAGAAACGCAACTCTAGCGAAGGTTAAGAAAGCTGTAGAGAATGTTTTTGCGGAAAAAGGAGTAAGTTGGCCTCTCGTATGGAACTACTTCTGTTTGGTATATAAGGATTATGAACTCATAGACGGCGAATCGGTGTGCAAGGAATATAAACTGATAGACAATAAAGATAGAATCAGAAACATCCCGATCAAGGATGGAGGAAAGCTCTATTTTGTGCACCATCGCCAACCAGGTGCAACTTGTTCGTTCAGACGACCATTCGTGTGGAGTAGCATCTTTGTACTGCCACAAGTATCCACTGATGGACGATACTGA
- the LOC113309712 gene encoding transcription initiation factor TFIID subunit 13-like, translating to MSNSSIVPSAPSSKVKVATAAACDTSLKRKRGMFQKDLQHIMYGYGDDANSLPETVALLEDIVVEYITDMVHKAQDVAADRGKLLTDDFLHMIRKDMPKLHRCHELLSMNEELKQARKAFEVDEDKLASTD from the coding sequence ATGAGTAATTCATCAATTGTTCCTTCTGCTCCCTCCTCGAAAGTGAAAGTTGCAACTGCAGCTGCTTGTGATACTTCTTTGAAGCGGAAAAGAGGAATGTTCCAGAAAGATTTGCAACATATTATGTATGGATATGGTGATGACGCTAATTCGCTTCCAGAAACAGTTGCTCTTTTGGAGGACATTGTTGTCGAGTACATCACCGATATGGTTCATAAAGCCCAAGATGTTGCAGCAGATAGAGGTAAGCTCTTGACTGATGACTTTCTACATATGATTCGCAAGGATATGCCAAAGCTTCACAGATGTCATGAATTGTTGTCTATGAACGAGGAGCTAAAGCAAGCTAGGAAAGCTTTCGAGGTGGACGAAGACAAGCTTGCGTCGACAGATTAA